One genomic segment of Garra rufa chromosome 13, GarRuf1.0, whole genome shotgun sequence includes these proteins:
- the rab32a gene encoding ras-related protein Rab-32a, whose protein sequence is MAGGSVSECKEYLFKVLVIGELGVGKTSIIKRYVHQLFSQHYRATIGVDFALKVLHWDSKTLVRLQLWDIAGQERFGNMTRVYYKEAVGAFVVFDVTRGSTFEAVSKWKHDLDSKVKLANGNPIPSVLLANKCDQKKDGSNNSTLMDNFCKEAGFLGWFETSAKENINVDEAARFLVENILLNDKGLPYEENNGDKIKLDQQTVPAEIKPGCC, encoded by the exons ATGGCAGGCGGGTCCGTGTCGGAGTGTAAGGAGTATTTGTTTAAAGTTTTGGTAATCGGGGAACTTGGAGTGGGAAAGACGAGCATCATCAAGCGATACGTACATCAACTCTTTTCTCAACACTACAGAGCGACCATAGGAGTGGATTTTGCGCTCAAAGTCCTTCATTGGGATAGCAAAACACTAGTACGGCTACAGCTATGGGACATCGCAG GTCAAGAGCGGTTTGGCAACATGACCAGAGTTTACTATAAGGAGGCAGTGggtgcttttgttgtttttgatgttACTCGGGGCTCTACGTTCGAGGCTGTTTCAAAATGGAAGCACGATTTGGACAGCAAGGTGAAACTGGCCAATGGCAATCCCATCCCTTCGGTCCTCCTCGCCAATAAATGTGACCAGAAAAAAGACGGATCCAACAATTCCACACTTATGGACAACTTCTGCAAGGAGGCTGGCTTTTTGGGTTGGTTTGAAACGTCAGCTAAG GAGAACATCAATGTTGATGAGGCTGCCCGGTTCCTGGTGGAGAACATCCTACTCAACGATAAAGGTCTTCCATATGAGGAGAACAATGGTGACAAGATTAAACTGGACCAACAAACAGTGCCTGCTGAGATCAAGCCAGGATGTTGCTAG